A window of the Scleropages formosus chromosome 21, fSclFor1.1, whole genome shotgun sequence genome harbors these coding sequences:
- the LOC108924211 gene encoding gap junction gamma-1 protein-like — MSWSFLTRLLDEISNHSTFVGKIWLTMLIVFRIVLTVVGGESIYYDEQSKFTCNTGQPGCENVCYDAFAPLSHVRFWIFQVIMITTPTIMYLGFAMHRIARMNDDEYRPRGKNLTINRRTNRAYEEMEDNGEEDPMIVETTEVEKEKNQPSAKKHDGRRRIQRDGLMKVYVLQLVARVAFEVGFLFGQYILYGFEVAPSYVCTRSPCPHTVDCFVSRPTEKTIFLLIMYAVSGLCLLLTLLEMLHLGIGGIRDSFRTRTPRRGASSRQQASLCRPMASAPPGYSTAMKKGPTGKMASNLKADFRDNLVDSGRDNFGDESSSRELERLRRHLKLAQQHLDLAYQNEESSPSRSSSPESNGTAVEQNRLNFAQEKQEAACDKGIRA; from the exons ATGAGCTGGAGTTTCCTTACCCGGCTGCTGGATGAGATCTCCAATCACTCCACGTTTGTGGGGAAGATCTGGTTGACTATGCTCATTGTGTTCCGCATCGTGCTCACTGTGGTGGGTGGGGAGTCCATCTACTACGATGAGCAGAGCAAGTTCACATGCAATACGGGCCAGCCTGGTTGTGAGAATGTGTGCTATGATGCGTTTGCACCCCTCTCGCATGTCAGGTTCTGGATCTTTCAGGTGATAATGATCACAACGCCCACGATCATGTACCTTGGGTTCGCCATGCACAGAATTGCCCGCATGAATGATGATGAATACCGCCCACGGGGGAAGAATTTAACCATCAACAGGCGTACTAATCGTGCATATGAGGAGATGGAGGACAATGGTGAGGAAGATCCTATGATTGTGGAGACCACTGAGGTtgaaaaagagaagaatcagCCATCTGCAAAGAAGCATGATGGCCGCCGCAGGATCCAGAGGGATGGCTTAATGAAGGTGTATGTATTGCAGTTGGTGGCACGTGTGGCATTTGAGGTGGGCTTCCTGTTTGGCCAGTATATCCTGTATGGGTTTGAAGTGGCCCCCTCCTATGTGTGCACACGCAGTCCATGTCCCCACACTGTAGACTGCTTTGTCTCAAGGCCAACGGAGAAAACCATCTTTCTGCTCATCATGTATGCAGTCAGTGGGCTCTGTCTCCTCCTCACCCTACTGGAGATGCTGCACCTGGGAATAGGTGGAATTCGAGACTCGTTCCGTACTCGCACTCCTCGCCGTGGGGCATCCTCCAGGCAACAAGCCTCGCTCTGCCGCCCCATGGCCTCAGCCCCTCCTGGCTATAGCACAGCAATGAAGAAAGGTCCAACAGGGAAGATGGCCAGCAACCTTAAGGCAGATTTCCGTGACAACCTGGTGGACTCCGGCCGTGACAATTTTGGGGACGAGTCATCTTCCCGTGAGCTGGAACGCCTCCGTCGGCACCTGAAGCTggcccagcagcacctggacctGGCTTATCAGAATGAGGAGAGCAGCCCATCTCGCAGCAGCAGCCCAGAGTCCAACGGTACTGCAGTGGAGCAGAACCGATTGAACTTTGcacaggagaagcaggaagCAGCCTGCGATAAAG GTATCAGAGCCTGA
- the inha gene encoding inhibin alpha chain: MSERHLRLLIFALVPLVLWVPTRALACEEAGLPRNVVVEWFKQRVLDVLGLKEPPVSGVVGPPQPLMSRVGRAAWAEKRRSHEETSQVILFPSSDSTCAHTLGFPVREGSSHFTYYFQLSTHGQETVVTSAHFWFYAGEGAVSSNASAPLYILTTQQQLIHVAEEPESRIADGWTTYHVGRRLYPSIAEGPFMVQVRCPTCSCQADADKTPFLHLHTRSRGLERSRRAPIPWSPSAIDLLQRPSRDKHDFGDCRRTELNISFEDLGWDNWIVHPKVLTFSYCHGNCTSRDRVTTVLGLRQCCAPVPETMKSLHFHTTSDGGYSFKYETLPNIVAEDCSCV; encoded by the exons ATGTCCGAGAGACACCTCAGGCTGCTCATCTTTGCCCTGGTTCCTTTGGTCCTCTGGGTTCCTACGAGAGCCCTGGCCTGTGAGGAGGCAGGCCTGCCCAGGAACGTGGTGGTGGAGTGGTTCAAGCAGCGGGTGCTGGACGTGCTGGGACTGAAGGAGCCGCCAGTAAGTGGTGTGGTCGGACCCCCCCAACCTCTGATGTCCCGGGTGGGGAGAGCAGCCTGGGCGGAGAAGAGAAGGTCTCATGAGGAGACATCGCAAGTCATTCTCTTCCCAAGCTCTG ATTCCACTTGCGCGCACACTTTGGGCTTTCCAGTGCGGGAGGGCAGCAGCCACTTCACCTACTACTTCCAGCTCTCCACCCACGGTCAGGAGACCGTGGTCACATCTGCCCACTTCTGGTTCTACGCAGGTGAAGGGGCTGTGAGCAGCAATGCCTCTGCCCCCCTGTACATCCTCACCACCCAGCAGCAGCTCATCCATGTGGCCGAGGAGCCTGAGAGTCGGATCGCTGACGGATGGACCACGTACCACGTGGGGCGCCGCCTCTATCCTTCCATAGCTGAGGGGCCCTTCATGGTCCAAGTGCGCTGCCCCACTTGCAGCTGCCAGGCAGATGCCGACAAGACCCCCTTCCTACATCTGCACACCCGTTCCAGAGGGCTCGAGCGCTCGCGCAGAGCCCCTATCCCCTGGTCGCCGTCCGCTATCGACCTCCTCCAGCGGCCGTCAAGGGACAAGCACGACTTCGGTGACTGCCGCCGCACTGAGCTCAACATCTCCTTCGAGGACCTGGGCTGGGACAACTGGATTGTTCACCCCAAAGTTTTAACCTTCTCctattgccatggcaactgcacAAGCCGGGATCGAGTGACCACCGTCTTGGGCCTCAGGCAGTGCTGCGCCCCAGTTCCGGAAACCATGAAGTCACTGCACTTCCACACCACTTCAGACGGAGGCTACTCCTTCAAGTACGAAACGCTGCCGAACATCGTGGCTGAGGACTGCAGCTGTGTTTAG